The stretch of DNA gcattgcattgcaaaatttataCGAATCATTATAACCTAAaatcattttcagacacaattttcgttcagaattgATTCCACCACttgcgtggaaaaataatagagtaaatattacaaatcattatcattttcgcttcacaaatcgaacaTACGAAGATCAATGCCGTCAAGGCGAATACCTCCCTTTAACCTTTCTTCCTAAAACTGGCAACTCTGTGCGTATGGAATGCCGAATGACAGATGGAACGATGCTGTCATATCAAAGCATAAGTTTGTGCATTCTTTTCAGTTTCATTGCGACTGTATGTCGAGAATTCATTTAGCTCAGTGATACTCAAAAATGTCCCCAGTGAAAAACGATGGAGAAAGTGATGCCGATGGGGATATGTCGGGAGGAGAATCCGACCATTCCGCTTCCAGCCGAGCTCCAGACCATGACTCGAGTGCGGAAGAAGCGGACGAACCGGATTCGGACGATTCGTCGGAGATGAGCGAGGAAGAATGCGAACGAAGACGATCCGACTGTCTTGACAATCTTAGTAAGTGTTATTATGTTGCAATATGAGATAATATCCGTAACAGTAGCGTTCTCCCGCAGCAAATCTAGAAAAGCAATTTATGATCCTTAAGGAACAGTTGTACAAAGAGAAAATAAACCAGATTGACCAACAGCTACAAGAGGTTCGCGGTGGGCGGTCACAGGAGTATCTAGCCCCTCTGCAGCGGCTGGCCGACAATATGAACACTCGGAAAGAAGTGGCTGAGATCCTTAAAAATTTCCGAATGGAAAACATCCGCCACAAATTCGAAGCGGAACTACAGGCAGCTCGACAGCATTTTGAggtgtgtttttgcattttttcgttAATCTCGATCGTTTACGTCAATTGATAAGAAGATTTGTGTTTCTTGTCTATCTCTCTAATATTGATTAAATAATTTTCCCTGTTTTGTCGAAATGATGATAGCTGGATGCCAATATATTGGGaaagtgaagaaaaatatcgTGCTAAAGGGATGAATCTTGATTTATTTCACAGAGTGAGAAGCAACTGGCCATGGATGTCATTTATGAGGAGCTGATGGAGAAGATTCGAAGGCTTGAGGAGGATCGTCATAATGTGGACATCTCATGGGCAGATTGGGGAACCAATACGAGAACCTCAAAAGTACGAGGACCTGGACGGAAAAAGGCTGTCACTGTGTCTGGGCCATACATCGTATATATGCTTCGTGAGGAAGATATTCTTGAAGATTGGACATCGATAAGAAAGGCACTGAAAAGGTCAACGGCGGCAGCTACCTGATATTTAGTGTAGTGTTGGTAAAACACTTTTATCAACTTACAACTATTTTATGATAGGTTTTTTTAATAGTAGCTGAAAATCGTATATATGAATGTTCAATCGTATTAAGGTATTCTTAGTTTTACGATTTAAGTACTCTCCTCAGTTTGAAACGAAAAAGTGAATGTTCTCCGAATGAGTTTTCTGTGTTATGTATTGTACTTCAATAAGTTTGTATTGCTTATATCTTTGTGGCAATGAATACATTagatttaataataataattcatgTTTCATTCATTTTCGTCTCGTCTCATTGGGAGGATTTCGGAACATAAAATGAAACTGCTTTAATTTTTCAATGTATTCATTTGAAAAGATAAAATCGAACAATTTCCTATAATCCTTTGTCATGTAAATAATCTTTAATAATCGTAACATAGTCACCTTTGAACTCGATAAGGCCATTCATTTCGTTCACTCGGGTCACGATCTGTTTTTGGAGTTTCTTCTCAATCAAGTACCTCAATTCAGCTTCCAGTTGCCAGATATCACCGTCAACTCTTCTCAAAGCAGTTACGATGCGCTGTCCGCGAAATGTGCGCCTCAAATAAACCGGTAGCATGTAGTTTTTGGTTCGAGGAACGAAGTATTTAAGATCGACATCAGGTTTTGGTGGCTTCCAGCCCGAGGGGTATGTTGCCTTCGACAATGGTTTCGGGATGACACGGGGCGATATTAGACGCTCTATGTATTTCCATTCTGGTGGGTTCTTTACGACTTCGGCATTCTGATACTGGTTCAAGTCACCCACTGGCTCGGAAGAGCGGAAGGAAGAATCACGAGTGCATTTGATGTTCAGCACCTAGAAAATCCGAATCTTCAGTCAAACATTTTCAATATGTTTCATCTACTTACGGTTACGTTTTGCAATAGATTTTTGCATGCAAATTGTTGGAAAAGCGAATTTCCCGGAAAACTTTGAGATAATGCACGAGCGAGCATTTTATTTTCGCTTTAGTTTACTCTGTAATCGCTATAAATTTTTAGCTGTCAAAATGTTGTGTAACACAAAAGCGAAAACGAGACAACAAAtctaaacataaacatatatcCAGAACGCAAACCGTAATTTGAATTTTGTGGTTTGTGTACCGACTGGatggtatatttttttaaatttgtgtaCTCAGAGAAAACGTTATGATTATTGtcccatagttttttttatgtaaagcGCCCTTTCGGTTTCCAGGCTCTTGagcacgattaagcgctttggaattgatgaatttacgttagatttataaccagatggcgcagcgagtaaagtgatgatgttttttattttttatatgaaattcgtttaaatttgtaagaaaaatccaaattttccttcaaatttcccggattcaagtattctttccaaggttagaaaatcatcattttacaatgtggtatgtataatacgagaaatggcttgttataagtattgtaactttaatttttttcaactaagtaaacgatgagtagcgtgttttgcgctaaaaatactgcaaatccttctcgtatcggcccctacattcgtcaattgacgaatctacgcaaagctgaatcagctcatgcgacatctacattagagctcagaaccacaaaagtgaaggtgtttgtttattttacgcactgaaaagcaagattcggtggtgattattcattttatttcaatttagattcatttcagccattgaatgtcgtcagtatatggtaagaaagttggagttttgtatatttacgatggtttcaacacgagATTTGACCAAAggcatagataatcttcgaaaattttatgtttgataatgcataccggttattgctactatggataattgcgatgaaatctatatcatatcaaattggctgatatcattgattatgtaggggccgatacgagaagaatttgcagtatttttagcgcaaaacactctattcatcgtttacttaattgaaaaaaattaaagttataatacttataacaagccattcctcgtaatacacacagcacattgtaaaatgatgattttctaaccttttcagcgtggaaagaatacatgaaaccgggaaatttgaagataaattcagatttttctagaaaatttgaacgaatttcataccaacaaaacaaaacatccaaaacattactcgctgcgccatctggttgtaaatccaacgtaaattcgtcaattacgACCCGCGAAATTCACAAATTCTCGATATTTCTTAAAACAACTGAAAACTGGAAATACCTGAATTCACGAATGTGATTTATGTTTGTCTCTTATTatctacgagggtcgttcaaaaaataagtttcagtgcctcagaactCGCGGAAAAattaagttaggacaaaaaacaagatgattttcgtaatctacgttttattttccatttttctccataatcgccgtaacgttagaggcatttttcatagcgtggcacgagtttttctattccgagcgaagtgcgtagcgtccaacgttttgaagtacgatgtaactacgtcacgaatttcttcagtgttatcgaatcgttgaccgacGAACACCTGTTTCATAACTTTATTTTTCGGCGATTTCTGAGGCattaaaacttattttttgaacgaccctcgtattatAGAATGTCTCGATTAAGACAACAGAAGGATGTCCGTGTCGAAGATGATGGTGGAATGTCTCTCATGAGGGTTTCAAGAATACAATGATTTCAAAAAGAAGCCTCATCAGTGAACTTTTAAAGCTATTAGTACACCATACTAACATCGCATACATACATTACATTTCGTGTGAT from Toxorhynchites rutilus septentrionalis strain SRP chromosome 3, ASM2978413v1, whole genome shotgun sequence encodes:
- the LOC129776815 gene encoding breast cancer metastasis-suppressor 1-like protein — translated: MSPVKNDGESDADGDMSGGESDHSASSRAPDHDSSAEEADEPDSDDSSEMSEEECERRRSDCLDNLTNLEKQFMILKEQLYKEKINQIDQQLQEVRGGRSQEYLAPLQRLADNMNTRKEVAEILKNFRMENIRHKFEAELQAARQHFESEKQLAMDVIYEELMEKIRRLEEDRHNVDISWADWGTNTRTSKVRGPGRKKAVTVSGPYIVYMLREEDILEDWTSIRKALKRSTAAAT
- the LOC129776816 gene encoding probable 39S ribosomal protein L49, mitochondrial — protein: MLARALSQSFPGNSLFQQFACKNLLQNVTVLNIKCTRDSSFRSSEPVGDLNQYQNAEVVKNPPEWKYIERLISPRVIPKPLSKATYPSGWKPPKPDVDLKYFVPRTKNYMLPVYLRRTFRGQRIVTALRRVDGDIWQLEAELRYLIEKKLQKQIVTRVNEMNGLIEFKGDYVTIIKDYLHDKGL